The Bradyrhizobium sp. CCGB01 genome segment GGCGATCGCGGCAAAGCCCTTGTAGTCCTGGAGGCGACGGTCCTGCTCGAAGCGGTCGTCGGGCCAGCGGAGATTGAGGCCGCCGGGTGGCAGCTCGAAATCCGGGGGGATGATGAAGGGCTTCATCTCGTCGGTAAGGTCGATCTCGGCGGTGGTCTCCACCGTCTCGGTGATCACCTTCATGCCGACCCAGCAGCCGGAGTAGCGCGACATCGCGATGCCGAGCAGACCCATCTCGATCATCTCGTGGATGCTGGAGGGATAAAGATACGGCATCAGCGCCGACATGAAGGCGTGGTCGGACTGATGCGGGACGGTCGAGGATTTCGCGCCGTGGTCGTCGCCGGCGAGGCACAGCACGCCGCCGTTCTTGGCGGAGCCGGCGGCATTGCCGTGACGGAACACGTCGCCGCAGCGGTCGACGCCGGGGCCCTTGCCGTACCAGATGCCGACGACGCCGTCGTATTTGGCGCCGGGCGAGAGGTTGAGCTGCTGCGAGCCCCACACCGCGGTCGCCGCCAGATCCTCGTTCACGCCGGGCTGGAACTTGATGTTGTACTGCTCGAGATGCTTGCGGGCGGCGAAGAGCTGCTGGTCGTAGCCGCCGAGCGGCGAGCCGCGATAACCGGAGATGAAGCCCGCGGTGTTGAGGCCATTGGCGCGGTCGCGCCGGATCTGGGCCATCGGCAACCGAACCAGGGCCTGGATGCCCGTGGTGAAGACGTGTCCGGTTTCCTGGGTGTATTTTTGATCGAGACTGATCGGACCCTGGTTGATGCCCATGTTGTCCTCTTTTCAACGCCCTGTTCAGGTCTTGCCACTTAAGCCGTTGCCAGCCCATTGTTTTTAGCTAGGGCGCGCCGACCACCTGCGCCACTCTATGTCGGATATTTAACGCTCCGCATCACAAATCTGGACCAAAGGAAGCGCCGGGTAAAAATCGCAATTTCGTGGCTGCAAAGGCATCACGCATTTTCAATTTGTGTCACCATACCCCCGCCGTCGCGAAACGACGTGAGGCTCCTATCCGGGCGATTGGTCGCAGGAGAGGCTTTCGATGCGGATGATTCTGGCTGTTGTCGCGTTGTGCAGTGCAGTTGCGAGCGCGGCCCGTGCCGCCGAGCCATCGCCCGAGCTGATCGCCTACGGCAAGACGCTGGTCGAAGCCGGCGACTGTGCGGGCTGCCACACCGCCGATCCGGCAAAACCGTTCGCGGGCGGCAAGCGCATCGATACGCCCTTCGGCGCGATCTACGCGCCGAATCTGACGCCGGACCGCGACACCGGGATCGGCGCCTGGACCGACGCCGATTTCACCCGCGCGGTGCGCACCGGCATCGCACCTGACGGCTCGAACTATTACCCGGCCTTCCCCTATCCCTATTTCACGCGGATGACGAAGGACGACACGCTGGCGATCCGGGCCTATCTCGGATCGCTGGCGCCGGTGGCGAGCCGCAACAAGCCGCCGGAACTGCGCTGGCCGTTCGGCTATCGCGGCCTGATGCGGATCTGGAACGCCATGTATTTCAAGCCCGCCCTGTTCGAGCCGGACCAGAGCCAGAGCGCGGCGTGGAACAGAGGCGGCTATCTCGTCACCGGGCTCGGACATTGCGGCGCCTGCCACACGCCGAAGAACTATTTTGGCGCGGACAAACAGGCGCAGGCGCTCTCGGGCAACGCGGTCGGCGGCTGGTTCGCGCCGCGGCTCGACGGCGCCGCGCGGACCGGGCTGAAGTCGTGGAGCGTCGAGGACATCACCGAGTATCTGCAGAGCGGTCGCAACGCCAAGAGCCATGCCGGCGGGCTGATGGCGGAGGTGGTCGTCAACTCGACCTCGAAGATGAGCGATGCCGATGTGCGAGCGATCGCGATCTATCTGAAGAGCCTCCCGTCGTCGCGGCGCGAAACGATCGTGACGCCGCCCGATGATGCCGAGATGAAGGCGGGCCAGGCCGTCTACGCAAAACTCTGCATCGCCTGCCATGAAGCCGATGGCACAGGTAGCCCGCGCATCTATCCGCCGCTGCCCGGCAACGCGCTGCTGCAATCGGTCAATCCGTCCTCCGCCCTGCGCATCATGCTCGACGGCGCCCACACCGTGACGACGCCTCGCGCGCCCAACACCGGCGAGATGCCGCCCTATGCCAAGCAATTGTCCGACGATGAGATCGCCGCCGTGACGAACTACATCCGCAATTCCTGGGGCAACGCCGCGCCGCTGGTGACACCGGCGCAGGTGGCGAAGGCAAGGAAAGAGGAGCCGTAATCGGCCTCCTCTCCGTCATTGCGAGGAGCGCAGCGACGAAGCAATCCAGAATCACTCCGCGGATGATTTCTGGATTGCTTCGCTGCGCTCGCAATGACGACGTGGATGACAGAACCGCTACCTCTCCTCCTCGCCCGTGAACACGAACTTCGGCATCTCCCATTTGTAGCGCACGGCCAGCAAGCGGAAGCTGATGCCGAGGACGAAGGTCAAGATGGTCCAGAGCTCGGCATTGAGCTTGAGGCCGAAGGCGGTGGCGTAGAACAGGCCGGTGACGACCGAGACGCTGGCGTAGAGTTCGGAGCGGAACAGCAGCGGCACGTCGTTGCAGAGTACGTCGCGCAACACGCCGCCCGCGCAGCCCGTGACCATACCGGAGACAATGACGATGGGCAGCGTGGCACCCATCTGCCAGGCGATGTCGCAGCCGGCCATGGTGAAGACGACGAGGCCGATGGCGTCGAGGACGATGAAGGCGACCTTCAGCCGGTGCACGAGTCGCGCGATCAAAATGGTGAGGAAGGCAGCGCCGCCCGCCAGCGCGAGGTAGATCGGATTTGCGACCCAGGCCAGCGGATAGTGCCCGAGGAAGAGATCGCGCAAGGTGCCGCCGCCGAGCGCGGTGATGCAGCCGAGGAAGCAGACCCCTAACCAGTCCATGCTGCGGCGGCCGGCCGCGAGCGCGGCGGTCATGCCTTGCGCTGCGACCGCGATCAGCGACAACAGATGCAGCACGCTATCGCTCGGCGGCAAGCTCCACATCGCTTTGTTCCCTTTTCCCTCGATGGAACCGGCGCACGGTTCCAAGCTGAACAGGTTCCCGATTCCTCGCGTGAGGGCAACATGCGACGAAAGCACTAAAGAGGGCGGAACAGAATCTCGCATCTAAGGGTTGTCCAGCTGCAATAGTCGAGGAGACCCAATCGATGGCTGACGACCGTTTTCCCAACGATCCGTATCGCCCGAATCTCGCCGATGATGAGTATGTCCGTGCGGCGCGACGGGATGCCGAGCTTCAGGCCGATCCCGAGCTTGGCGAAGGCCCCGCCTCCAGTGGCAAGGTAGCGCTGTTCGCTGTTGCCATTGCGGTGGTTCTTGGTGCCGTGTTCTACGGCCTGAACAACACGGGCACCGGCAACCAGGCGAGCAATACGCCTGCGACACAGACCGCCCAGCAGGCTCCACCAGCTAACCCGGCCGCCCCTCCCGGCATGCGTGACGTGACGCCGCGCAACAACACGGGACCCGGCGTGACCACCGGCGCCGCGCCGAGCAAGCCGGCTCCGGATACGCAGACGCCGTCTGACGGCGCGAAGTAAAGATTTGTAACGACGTGCGACTGCGGCGGGACCTCACATCCCGCCGCTTTCGTTTTGCCGCTAGCTGAACATCTTGTTGAGCTCGCCGCCGGGATAGCCACTGCCGAGCTCGGTAAAGGTCCCCTTCTCCGCCATCTCCTTTGCGGCGCGCATGAAGCCGCCCCAGGCGGCGCGGGCAAGCGAGCCGCCGACGCTGATCCGGCGCACGCCGAGATCTTCCGCCTCCTGCAAGGACAGGCCAGAGGCGCCGATCAGCAGGTTGAACGGCTTTGGTGCGACAGCCTTCACCACCGCGGCGATGTCCTCGCGCGTCTTCAGGCCCGGCGCGTAGAGACAGTCCGCGCCGGCGTCGGCGTAAGCGGTGAGCCGGTCGATGACGAGCTTGAGGTCGGTCACGCCCCACAAATACGCCTCGCAGCGGCCGACCAGCAGCGTGCCGCTGTCGCCGATCGCCTTGCGTGAGGCCTTGATGCGCTCGACCGCGAGTGCGCGCTCGTAGAGCGGCCTGTCCTTGTCACCAGTGGAATCCTCGATCGACAGGCCGGCGACGCCGGTGCGCACACCGCGCTCGACATTGTCCGCGACCTTGTCCGGCTCGACGGCAAAGCCGCCCTTGAAATCCGCGTTGATGGGGATGTCGACGGCCGAGCACAATGCTGCCAGATGCTGACAGACGTCCTCGACGGTGACGTGGTTGTCGGCCTTGCCGATGGTCCAGGCAAAGCCCGCGCTGGACGAGGCAAGCGCCTTGAAACCGAGATGCTGCAACGCCTTGGCGCTGCCGACATCGACCGGATTGGGCAGGATGAAGCAGCCGCTCTCGTGCATCTTCTTGAACGTCGCGCGCTTGTCGGCGGTCGTCACGTGCATGTTTCTCTCCCTTGTTGGCCGCGCAGAGATGGGGATGCTCCACGCGAGGCGCTAGTGCGCGTCGTGCACGGCGCGGCTGTCCTTCGGCGCCTCGTCCCGATCATTCATGCCGTAGTCGCGGATGACGCTGGCGATGCGCAGATGGTAATCGGCGAAGATTTTTGCCCTGCCCTTCGCCTGCGTGCGCCGGTGCTCCATCGTGTTGCGCCACACCTGAACCGCCGCCTCGTCGCGCCAGAACGACACCGACAGGATCTTGCCCTTCTCGGTCAGGCTCTCGAAACGCTCGACCGAGATGAAGCCGTCGATGGTTTGGAGGATCGGTTTCAAATCGGCCGCGAGGTCGAAATAATCCTGGCGGTGTTCGGGCTTGGGCCAGACCTCGAAGATCACGGCGATCATGGGCGTCTCCTGTCGTTGATGGCCCACAATACCACTTACAAGGCCACTTGGCGCAGGAACGTGCGCTCTTCCGCAAGGATGAATTTGTGCTCCTCGGCAAAATGGAAGTTGGCCATCCCCTCCGCGTCCTGCCGCAGCCGGGCGCGATAGGCCTCGTAGGCGGCCAGATTCTCGAAGGTGATCAGCGCGAACGCGATGTTGTTGGTGCCCTCATGCGGCATGAAATAGCCGATCAGGTCGCCGCCGCATTTCGGGATGATGGTGAGCCAGCGCTTCGAGTACTCCTCGAACTGCGCACGTTTGAAGGGATCGAGCTGGTAGCGGATGAAGACGGTGACGGACATGATGGGCTCCTGATTTGTATGTGCAACGGGCAAAACGAAACCGTCGCCGCTGAAGCAGTCTGGATTGCTTCGCTTCGCTCGCAATGACGTGTTCGCAGAGACAAGCTACGCCCTTGCTCCACCACAATGCTTCGGCTACCATCGAAGCATGAAATCAGGCCCTGACATCGCCATGGTCGCCTCTCTCGTGGGTGATCCCGCACGCGCGAACATGCTCACCGCGCTGATGAACGGCCGCGCGCTGACCGCGAGCGAGCTGGCGCAGGAGGCCGGCATCACGCCGCAGACCGCGAGCTCGCAT includes the following:
- a CDS encoding cytochrome c, coding for MRMILAVVALCSAVASAARAAEPSPELIAYGKTLVEAGDCAGCHTADPAKPFAGGKRIDTPFGAIYAPNLTPDRDTGIGAWTDADFTRAVRTGIAPDGSNYYPAFPYPYFTRMTKDDTLAIRAYLGSLAPVASRNKPPELRWPFGYRGLMRIWNAMYFKPALFEPDQSQSAAWNRGGYLVTGLGHCGACHTPKNYFGADKQAQALSGNAVGGWFAPRLDGAARTGLKSWSVEDITEYLQSGRNAKSHAGGLMAEVVVNSTSKMSDADVRAIAIYLKSLPSSRRETIVTPPDDAEMKAGQAVYAKLCIACHEADGTGSPRIYPPLPGNALLQSVNPSSALRIMLDGAHTVTTPRAPNTGEMPPYAKQLSDDEIAAVTNYIRNSWGNAAPLVTPAQVAKARKEEP
- a CDS encoding trimeric intracellular cation channel family protein encodes the protein MWSLPPSDSVLHLLSLIAVAAQGMTAALAAGRRSMDWLGVCFLGCITALGGGTLRDLFLGHYPLAWVANPIYLALAGGAAFLTILIARLVHRLKVAFIVLDAIGLVVFTMAGCDIAWQMGATLPIVIVSGMVTGCAGGVLRDVLCNDVPLLFRSELYASVSVVTGLFYATAFGLKLNAELWTILTFVLGISFRLLAVRYKWEMPKFVFTGEEER
- a CDS encoding oxaloacetate decarboxylase encodes the protein MHVTTADKRATFKKMHESGCFILPNPVDVGSAKALQHLGFKALASSSAGFAWTIGKADNHVTVEDVCQHLAALCSAVDIPINADFKGGFAVEPDKVADNVERGVRTGVAGLSIEDSTGDKDRPLYERALAVERIKASRKAIGDSGTLLVGRCEAYLWGVTDLKLVIDRLTAYADAGADCLYAPGLKTREDIAAVVKAVAPKPFNLLIGASGLSLQEAEDLGVRRISVGGSLARAAWGGFMRAAKEMAEKGTFTELGSGYPGGELNKMFS
- a CDS encoding antibiotic biosynthesis monooxygenase, whose product is MIAVIFEVWPKPEHRQDYFDLAADLKPILQTIDGFISVERFESLTEKGKILSVSFWRDEAAVQVWRNTMEHRRTQAKGRAKIFADYHLRIASVIRDYGMNDRDEAPKDSRAVHDAH
- a CDS encoding NIPSNAP family protein codes for the protein MSVTVFIRYQLDPFKRAQFEEYSKRWLTIIPKCGGDLIGYFMPHEGTNNIAFALITFENLAAYEAYRARLRQDAEGMANFHFAEEHKFILAEERTFLRQVAL